From one Pan troglodytes isolate AG18354 chromosome 13, NHGRI_mPanTro3-v2.0_pri, whole genome shotgun sequence genomic stretch:
- the LOC107973728 gene encoding small ribosomal subunit protein uS14-like has translation MGHQELYWRRPRKFGRGSRSCRVCSNQHGLIRKYGLNKCSQCFRQYAKDIGFIKLN, from the coding sequence ATGGGTCACCAAGAACTGTACTGGAGACGCCCGCGAAAATTTGGCCGGGGTTCTCGCTCTTGTCGCGTCTGTTCAAACCAGCACGGTCTGATCCGGAAATACGGCCTCAATAAGTGCAGCCAGTGTTTCCGTCAGTATGCGAAGGATATCGGTTTCATTAAGTTGAACTAA